The genomic stretch AAACATTAATTGTTTACGAGGCATCGCTTGAGAAAAATCAACGGAGTTGTGATGATGTGTTGACAAACAATATGGTTCATGTTTTAGCGACTGGATGCCGCAAACTAAGAAATTTGACTTTAAGGTACAACCAAGTTTTGGTGACAAACAGAGGACTTGAATCTCTGGCAGTAAATTGCCTACATCTGGAATCCTTTGTCCTGGATTATTGCGATTCAAATAGGGGTTTAACAGACGGTGGGGTGTGTACGATCGCTCAACTAtgccaaaatttaaaatgcttgaGCATCTCAAACGGGGTCATCACAGATGTGTCTTTGATTGTAATCGCGACCCACTTGCCTTACCTTGAGGATTTGTCTCTAGAATTTAGCGAGGTTTCAGATATTGGAATCAGTGCTGTCATGAGCCAATGTGAAAAGATTTCAAGCCTTATTGTTCACAATTCGACAAGATATGGAGCGAGCCGAATCACTGATAACACAGCACTGGTTTTGGCCAAGTTTGCTAATGATGATTTTCGATCTCTAGGTCTGGGATTTGCTGATATTACAGACGAGGGACTAAGAACAATTTGCTATAACGTGGATCTATCATTTTTGTCCATAAATGGATGCCACAAAGTCACGTACGAGGGACTAAAATCGtgttttgattttcttggtTGCTTATGGAGTCTCGATATTTCTTTCACCGACATTGTTTTCGAGGGAGAACAGCTGCTGGAAATCGGCGACTCCCTCCCTTTTTTAACTTCTCTTGACATTACTGACTGCTCTTGCATTTCGAGACAAAGCATAAAGGCCTTCAAAGAAAGATTTCCGGACTGCAAAGTCAATATgtagaaaacgaaaaaaagaactttttccGTTTCAATCAAATTGTCAGTTTCGAAACGAGTTACGACatgaataataaatgaataatcgatatgaaaaacgaaagaattTTCTTCTGTAATTGGTGTTGGACAAGCTCCGAAGTGACTTTTTTTCGAAGCtaatttttgtaactttaaaATACCATTTTTGTGTTATTTCCATGTAACGTTTGAACTCTCGAAAAAATCAAAGGTAAAATGTTTTGTTGGAGGGTGGCCACGCCTTTTGATCTTGAGAAGTTGAGTTCATAAAATGAATAGAAAtgtttcattaatttttaaacatAAGAATGTTTTCCAGAAGcatctttaattttcaaagagaAAATTTGTTAGTGTTTTTGTAAGAGGAAGAGCCATATCTCGCAGAGTACATTTGTCTACAGTTTGGGAATTTGTTGATTTCTATGGCTGGGTTTGTCAATAAACCTCTTAAAACAGGCCATTTTGAACAATCTTTC from Montipora capricornis isolate CH-2021 chromosome 12, ASM3666992v2, whole genome shotgun sequence encodes the following:
- the LOC138027625 gene encoding F-box/LRR-repeat protein 20-like, yielding MATFASLPDSVIIQIFSYLDYPLIVRSTRVCTRWHRLCYDPSLWKNVYIREKHASRIKGDTIKRLIPQKSNMISSVTLTNCTGVKNDTLVHVSYNCPKLKKIVLTGCNFITDAGIFALARNCNVLETVWIPSKNISETAVINLVKNNPKVRELYAYSIAVTQNTINAISTGCPELETLIVYEASLEKNQRSCDDVLTNNMVHVLATGCRKLRNLTLRYNQVLVTNRGLESLAVNCLHLESFVLDYCDSNRGLTDGGVCTIAQLCQNLKCLSISNGVITDVSLIVIATHLPYLEDLSLEFSEVSDIGISAVMSQCEKISSLIVHNSTRYGASRITDNTALVLAKFANDDFRSLGLGFADITDEGLRTICYNVDLSFLSINGCHKVTYEGLKSCFDFLGCLWSLDISFTDIVFEGEQLLEIGDSLPFLTSLDITDCSCISRQSIKAFKERFPDCKVNM